A window of Paremcibacter congregatus contains these coding sequences:
- a CDS encoding RNA-binding S4 domain-containing protein, with protein MAQPQPEELSQRIDIWLWHARFFKTRSLSTKVCRAGKVRLNGEKFTKAKTAVTVGDVLTFPQAKTIRIVKVLALSQRRGPAPEAQALYEDRTPAPEVTAANRKAQVAPRNRGAGRPTKSERRATDRLRNIFPD; from the coding sequence ATGGCGCAGCCGCAGCCGGAAGAGCTCTCGCAACGGATTGATATCTGGCTCTGGCATGCGCGTTTTTTTAAAACCCGGTCCTTGTCAACCAAGGTTTGCCGGGCGGGTAAGGTACGGCTGAACGGGGAAAAATTCACCAAAGCCAAAACGGCGGTGACGGTCGGCGATGTGCTGACCTTTCCCCAGGCAAAGACCATTCGCATCGTCAAGGTGCTGGCGTTAAGTCAGCGCCGCGGCCCGGCGCCCGAGGCCCAGGCCCTGTATGAGGACCGGACTCCGGCGCCAGAAGTCACCGCGGCCAACCGCAAGGCGCAAGTGGCGCCGCGCAACAGGGGCGCGGGGCGCCCGACAAAGTCCGAACGCCGCGCCACGGACCGCCTGCGTAATATTTTTCCTGATTAA